TATCTATAACATACGTCACAGCCAAGGCAAGGGACTCATTTAGTTGTAAACTTTGATTCCAGCAATCCTATCAAACTTAGTACAACCGCACGCCAAAACACTAACAAAAGGAAGGCCATCAAAACACCCGGCACCTCAACTTGCCCGGTGCCAACGGTAGGATACATATAAAAAAACAGCCTGCAACTCTAGTTGCCCCCCTATCTGATAAATCACTTTCAGATAATAAATGAAGCAAATACAAATGTGCGCGCTTCCTCCCATGCCATGCCTTTCGATACCGAGCTATGTCCCCCTATCCCTCCGAGATACATCTCTTGTGTAGGTGAACGCCTGCGATGTCCTCTCTCTGGGCCTGTTTACCTACCACGAGTGAGTTTCTTATCAGTGTTAAAACAGCAATGAAGGTAAAGAAATAACGTAAATGTGAATCGTTATAAGAAACAATGTTCATGCGATGGTCATTACAACTCTTTAATGCTGGCCCATCGAGCTGCTTTTTCTTCATGTGGCCCTCCTGGCCTCCCCTCCccaggagaagatgacaagGGAGGCTTTGCAAGACAATGATGAATAGAAAAGTTCCCCAATCCAAGAAAACAATCTttcatccatctctggcCGTGAGCGCCTTTAGAGGATTGGacaccttctcttcttcctcttaATCTGTCCCACCCCAGGTGTTGATGACTTGCTCTCCTTGGAAGAAcccaaggctgctgccgccTCGATGGTTTTCCGGTCGTTAGCGACGACAGTGTTGATAGCCTGCTCAAAAATCTCGTCGACGCCTGACATTTCCTTGCTACTGCACTCCATGTACTGCgcgttcatcttcttggcaacGGTCATACCTTGCTCCGTGGTGACTGGAGTAAGACCTTGCGTCTTGAGCATATCAATGCAAGTCTTCTTGTAGCGAAGATCTGACTTGAGACccacaagaacaagaggagtGTATGGGCAGAAGTGTAGAACCTCGGGGTACCACTAAAGAAAAGTGATTAGTACGAGATGCgctgagaagggaaaagatcTAATCGTACCTTATCGAGGACGTTGTCTAGCGAGTTCGGACAGTCGATAGCAAAGCATACAAAGATCAAGTCGGTCTCAGGGTATGAGAGCGGTCGGAGACGGTCATATTCCTCTTGGCCGGCTGTATCCCACAATGCAAGTTCCACAGTCTTACCGGTGGCTGAGTGAATAGGATAGGTGATGTAGTTCTCAAAAACAGTAGGCACATATTTCTGGGATTGTCAGTGTCGGTACGCTGGGAGTAGCTAGAGAGGGCTGCTTACCTCTGGGAAGTAACCTTGGCTGTAGCTAATGAGCAAGCAGGTCTTGCCGcaaccaccatcaccgacgACAACAATCTTCTTGGAAAAGGTGGGCGCTTCTGTGACGTGAGTCGCTGCCGACTCGCGGCCCGTCGACGAGCTCATAGTGGTGCTGACGGTACCCTCACTGGAGCGCGTGCGCTGTTGACGTCGGATCTGCTCGTTGGTGTCAAAGTACGAAGTACGATACTGATGCGACGATGCCATGCTTGGGCGCAAGGCTGTGCTGCAGGATCGGGAGTGCAGGCTCAAGCGCGAGTCTTTTAGAGGATTGCTTGGCCTTTTGGTAGAGATCGCCTTAAGAATGCGCTTCTGAGGAATGAAGAATGTTCGGCTGTATAGTGCTCGCGATGGTGCGGGGTGGAAGAGAGACAAAGCAATCGAGCGTTTAATGCGATGGAGCAAATGGGGGAGATGAGTGatgtgggaggaggagggcgaggacgaGATAAAGaccaagaggaagacgatTGACAGCCTAATAGAGTCGAGTTGAGATGTTTGGGGCCAAGAGGGATCCTTTGAAAGATGATTTCTTGTCTGATAGACTCCTTTGCCTGTGTTGACTCGGTTTTTgagttgtttgtttgctgcAAGTTTAAACTTAGTCGCTTCAAGACCAAAGAGTGGAAGGACTATGGGGAGTCAAGTCTCAAGTGTGGCTTTGTTGCACCACCAAGTTACCCGAGTAAACATGTTGACGGGGCAACTGCTATCTTTATCCGGGGGGTTACCTTACTTCAATCATGCATCGGAGCTGAACATGACGGAGATGATTGGTCCGTGCACGTGCTTGCTCACGAGAAAATTTCCCAGCCAAGGTCACTCACTTTCTCGCTTCCATCTTTGTTCACGACAAGGTCCAGCCAGTTCtgctacctaggtaccaAAGCTAGCGCGTGTTTGCTCCGTATCCATTCAGTCTCTGCCtatttcttcctctcctctcaaCAAATTCTCgtctcctctccttcttcctttctttcgtcttttcttttcttttgtaAACTTGTCGTCAACAAGGCAGCAAAAGACATCCAGCCATGGACTGGAAGACACCCAGCAAATACATCACCCTCGTTTctggcgatggcttcgagtTTGTCGTTCTACGCGATGCTGCTCTTGTCAGTCCAATCATCAAGGGCATGCTCGACGTGAGAAGTCAGTTCGCCGAAGCTAAAGAGGCCCGTTGTGTCTTCCAAGAGATGAGGTAGGTTAACATCATCGacatgccatcttctccagatgGCCTGCTCCGTGGATTGATGACATTTCATCATGCTTTCCAGACAGAACAACCGAGATCTCTCAGTTGGGCTACATGACTACTCACTACACTTGACCTGACCACGCGCACACCAACTCCGGTCGTGCCTTGTCTCTGCTGAACCATTTCAACCCCGGAAGAGCTAGACGCTGATGATGATTCTATCAACAGCGCCATGGTCCTTGATAAGGTTGTCGAATACTTCCACTACTGGTACCGCTATCGTAACAGCGAGGATGTTCCCGACATGGAGATCCCGGTCGAGCTTTGCCTCGAACTGCTGGCCGCGGCAGATTACCTGGGCCTGGACCAGTATGCAGCCCAGCAATGCATTGCTACAACCGATTGCTTCGATACTAATCTCATCCAGGGCAAATATGGGCATGAAGTGAGAAGCTACGAGATCGATTCAGATATGGGCATGAAAAGTACACTCTAATCTCAGGATTTAATGACGGCGTTTTGGAGTTGCTCTGGTAAGGTTCAGTCGGTCTTGTGCGGCTCTCTTCAGATCCTACAGTTTATTTCTGTTCTTGCGAATAATGGTAATGGACCTACACCAGAGACGATTGACACATTTCGAACCAGACCAGATCTAGTTTCTTGATTCCGATGCCAAGCTGCCCAACCGTGACTTGTCACCATTTCAGCATAtgcgttcttctcttcactcCTCCGTGGGTCGAACGTCTATTAGAGATGGAAGATTAAAGTAACCCTCTCACTCTGCGTGACTCAGTTGATGCATTGAGCTTTCGCTTTTTCTGAAGGGCAACATTTCTTGATTTCAAAATTGTTTTTCAGTGAGGTTTTTCAATGTATGTCATCAATATTCAGTGTATTCCTTGCACTCTCGTAGCAATCCCACAAGAAGGCAAGGGAACTTAGTTAGTACACGCATAATCCTCACTTGATCTGATGGGTGGGTATGGAACACAAGGATCTGTTGACTCATGATTGAGCATTATCGCTCAATGGTCACTGCCCTAAGCAAAGACTCGACCTTAATTCATGTACTCAGATCAAGAGACTGGGTATCCTTGTGCTTGGTGGCTCTTCTGCTACATCTCAGCATGGTGGAGACCCAAGACCAATTGGTAGCGCTGCCATGCCTCTAAtaggaaagaagaagaaaaactATGTGGGCTTAAGCTTATGTGATATAAAGCTTTGTCTCATTTCAATATCTGAGTCATTGTTTTATAGGCAGGAAAGCGTGGGACGCAATGATCCATTGCTTGGTGCTGTCGCTGTAAGCAGTTGTTTGCCCATTAAGGAAACCAGCTTCTGTTTGTGAACCcactcagcctcaactttccatcttcaactacaATTTCACGTCACCGCGAAAAATGGCTGCAAACACATTCGAGACGCAGGGCGTCCGAGTTGCAGTAGAAGGATGTGTGAGTTCTCTATAACAATAGAGAAATCGTGATGACATTAACAACCCAAGGGCCATGGCACGTTGGATGCAATCTACGCCTCAGTAGAAGAGTCTTGTAAGCAACGTGGGTGGGATGGCGTCGATATTCTCATCATTGGAGGCGATTTTCAGGTATTTGCAGCCTTGGTGCCGTTCCCGTTTGTTTGCTCACGCCGCGTCTTAGTCCGTACGAAATGCTGCAGATTTGAGCATCATGTCTTGCCCTGTCAAGTACCGACGCCTAGGAGATTTTCCCAAGTACTACTCTGGTGAACAAAAAGCACCCTATCTAACAATATTCATTGCCGGAAACCACGAAGCAAGTTCACATCTCTGGGAGCTTTATTATGGAGGCTGGGTGGCACCCAATATCTACTATATGGGTGCTGCCAATATCTTGCGCTTCGGCCCACTACGAATCGCTGGATTGTCTGGCATCTGGAAGGGGTTTGACTATCGAAAGCCTCATCACGAGAGGCTTCCATTCAGCAGTGACGACGTCAAGTCGTGGTACCATATCCGAGAATTCGACGTCCGGAAAATGCTTCAAGTACGGACCCAGGTGGACGTCGGTCTCAGCCACGACTGGCCACGTGCAGTTGAGTGGCATGGGGACCATGCAGAACTCTTTAAAAAGAAACCTTTCTTCAAAAAGGAGTCCATAGATGGTACCCTTGGAAACGTGGCAGCAGAGTATGTCATGGACCGCTTGCGACCTCCTTATTGGTTCTCGGCCCACATGCACGTCAAGTTCGCTGCGGTCAAGGTATACAAAGATGCCGAACCTGTGGCCCAAGAGAGCAAGGAAATTCTCGTTCCTGCTCCTGCCCCAGCTACCGATGCCAACCCTGACGAAATAGACTTGGAtatggatgacgatgatgacgagggtTCGAAGGCTGAACCTGTTGCAGAAGTCAAAAAGAGCGAGGCTGAGGAAAAAGAGGCTCCAGAGGCGTCAAATGAAGTGTCGGATGAGCTAAGGGCGCAGCTTCCAGCATCGTTTGCTCGCCCTCAACCAAAGAAAACACCAGGCCAACCAGTACCTCCTGAGATCACGAACAAAGAGGTTCGATTCCTTGCCTTGGACAAGTGCGAAGGACATAGACACTACTTACAACTGTGCGAGATTCAACCTTTCAAGCCGGAGACGAGTTCTGAGTACCCCCCGTCCAAAGAATCACCTCGCTGGAGGTTGCAATACGATCCAGAATGGCTCGCAATCACTCGCGTTTTCCATGACTCCTTGATTGTAGGTGACCGGAGCGTACAGACGCCTCctgatcttggagaagggCATTATCTGCCCCTCATcgaaaaagagagagaatggGTCGAGGAAAATATTGTCAGGAGTGAAAAGCTAGATGTTCCTTACAACTTCGAGATCACAGCACCGCCTTACGTACCAGGCTCTCCTGAGATTGTTAACGACCAGCCAGAAGAGTACACCAGCCCCCAGACGGCGGCTTTCTGTAAACTGATGGGGCTTGCAAATGTATGGGATGCCACAGATACAGAGAGGCGACAGAGGAAAGCACAGGGACCACCCAAAACTGACCAACGATTCTCTGGTGGTGGCAGAGGTCGTGGAGGAGGTAGAGGCGGCAggggacgaggaagagggcaAGGGAGAGGCCgtggaggaagatggtgacgGGATTGAAGTTTATATGGATGAATTGGTGTACACAATCACAATATTAAAGCACAGGCTACCTTCGGCATCTATTTCATAGGATTCAATCTTCATTCGGATGTTTTTTGACTTTCCCGTCTTTCTGAAAAGCCGTAACAAAAGATGCCATAATAATCACAGTTTGAAGAGCTGTGAAATTCAATCGTCAAATGCACGGGCTTAGTAGACTGGCACTGGCATCAAGCTTACAGTACCTATACCTACCTGGTAGGCGAATGAAGGGTGGGGTTTGTGGGATGACCAGGCTCCGTAGCAACCAAACCAATCAGGAAATAGAGTAAACAGTGCAACTGTCCTACGCCATCGATAACGTACAACTCAACCTTACCTATTGCACCTTTGCCCTATCACCCTCAGCAATAAGGTTCAGCCGCAACCCCTTACCAAAACAATACACAAAGCACCATCCTAGCAGTTTACGATTCTGCAATATCGCATCTAATTATTCACCAGAAAGATTAGAGGTATCTGCCTCATACTACCCAGCCTTGTTTGTCTCCCCTCACTATAACCCATGATTGATTGCCCCGCTAACCGCTGGAATGCAATAGCATCGCGACTCGACCTTTGAGACGTCGTCGAAATCGCCGCTCACAATGGCTCAAGCCTTCTTAACTACCGTGTTAGTCTCTCTACATTATTCCCAAAAACCTTAGCCATGGAGTCCCCGTGTTCGTCGCCGCACACCGCCAGCATGTTTCGATACTTGAACCCAAAGTCGCTCTTGACGATGCAGCAGTTGGAAACGACCATTATACCCGTCTCCCTGTCGGGAGAACCTCTGATGTTTGTGGATGAGTTGACACTTGCTAACCCGGGAACTCTGGTGAATAGTAACCAGCGGACGAGAAACCAGTTCCGCCCGCGCGTGGGCAAGGGCGGCTCGGCCAGTTATCAGTTGCGACAATATGCTGAGGTGACGCTTGGCGGTGGCAGTTTGCgcaaggttgtcaagcttccggaaggcgaggatgagaacgaGTGGTTAGCTGTCAACAGTGAGTTTGCAAAAATTGACCTTTGTGAGTGGGCTTGGCTAATTTGATGGCTCAGTGGTGGACTTCTATAACCAGATCAACCTTCTCTATGGTGCCATTACCGAGTTCTGCTCACCACAGTCATGCCCTGAGATGAAGGCTACTGATGAGTCAGATTCCCCTAAGCCAAGGACAACTCAGAAACTGACTGGACTAGGTTCGAGTATTTGTGGCAAGACAATGAGAACTACAAGCGTCCAACCAAGATGCCTGCACCAGCATACATTGAGCAGCTCATGTCATGGGTGCAGGCGAATATTGACAACGAACAAGTCTTGCCCAGCAAGATCGGTAGGCATTGGATTGTTCCGTAGTCCTGGGAACTTGCACTGATAGTCACCAGGCGTACCCTTCCCCAAATCATTCCCAGCGCTGGTTCGCCAGATCTTCAAACGCATGTACCGTGTATATGCACACATCTACTGCCACCACTACCCCGTGATTCGTGAGCTCGGACTCGAGCCGCACCTCAACACGAGCTTCAAGCAGTATGTgctgtttgttgatgagcacGGCCTGGCGAGTGGTAGAGATTACTGGGGTCCCCTTGGTGATCTGGTGGACAGCATGCTCAAGAGCGACTAGGAGAAGTTTGAGGGTGAAAGAACTGGTACAAGTACTGACACTTAGCAATTGGGAGTTTTGGGCGTTTGAGGAAAGTTTCTAGAGTGTAAGAAGCTGTTTGGCTGTATGATCATGATTGATAGGGAGCAGGTTGTTAGCCTCTGCGCCATTGGGGTTCCGCACTATAGTAGCTTGCATGTGCATTAACAAGAATGAGTCCAGAGGAATCACTAAGATTTCTTTTAGTATTCCATGAACTGATTGACCTTCTCTGATAGAAactcaagagccaagagtTGCAAATGTCTGATAACTACATTTAAGGTATTTAATATTTGATATTGAGTTATGTAATCAGAAAGTGGATGCCTGGAACGGACGTAAGGCATCCAGCGCCCGAAAATTGCCGAGACCCCAGGCTAGCAACAACCTCCAAGTGAATTGAAGCCGAACATTCAACCATCACACccttcttttcatctccctcgtcctcgtcctcgtcctcgtcaaAGCAGCCGCCGTCATGTTCTCGCGACAGGTTCTCCGCGCCGCCCGAGTCGCCGCTCCTCAGCGAGCCCTCGCCCTCCGAGCCGCCCCCGTCCGATCTTTCGCTGCCGCTGCCTCGACCGAAGTCAAGCCCCCGATTTCCGTCTTCGGCGTTGATGGCACATATGCTACTGCTCTGGTAATAATGCACCACCTACAATGAAGAAAGCACCGTACCTCGAATCTTTCATTTGTCAATTGGTTTCGTAGGCCAATTGCACTCCCCTCGTCATGGCACAGAAACCTCAATTGGAATCGCGTCGTCGCTGACACGCAATTTTTTCTTTTGCGTCAATTTAGTACACTGCCGCCGTCAAGACCTCGAGCATCGACGCCGCTGCCGATGCCCTGAACAGACTCGGCGctctcatcgagaaggacCCCAAGCTCGCCGCCGTCCTGTCCGCCCCTACCCTCACCGCggccgacaagaaggccatCGTCcaggagctcgagaagcagatcaacaccaaggacgAGACCGTCAAGAACTTCCTCGCCACCCTCGCCGAGAACAACCGACTTGGACTTATCCCcggtgttgttgagaagttctcctccatcatctctgcCGCCCGCGGTGAGGTTGAGCTCACTGTTACCAGCGCTCAGGTACGTTTGGGGATATATCAATCGACATGGGTTGGAAGTGGGAAGCTACGTCACAGCATATCGATACTGGGCATACGACAAGGATGGATGAACAGATGGATATCATGGCATGGAACATGAAGGACAATGGACTGACATTGTTGTCACTAGGCTCTCGACAAGCGAACCCTCAACCGATTGGAGACTGCCGTCTCCAAGTCTGCCTACGTCAGCCAGggccagaagctcaaggtcacCAACGAGGTATGTCTAGACCATACCATCACCACGACTCAACTCCTAACCCCCTCCCCCAGGTTAACCCCGAGATTGTTGGTGGACTTGTCGTTGAGATCGGTGACCGAACCATCGACCTCAGCGTCTCTTCCCGCAtcgccaagatgaacaagCTCCTCACGGACTCTCTGTAAAACCACCAACATAGTATACAAACTCTATTTAGTGTCTCCCTTGCCTCGTCTCATGGGATCCGTCACCACACAGAACTAGCTCTAAGCGGCTTGCCCGTCGGCTTCTGGGACTTCTCTTCCGCCTGTTACTTTTTGAGTCCTCCGAGCCCAATTGCTGTTGTATCCCcgggctgaagaagaagaatgggGAGAGCGTCGATGGAAAGAATAGTGTAGGAGGGTGTGAACAGGGCATGCAATAAAGCAGTTCCCCAATTGAATTCTCTTTGTTCGGCGTGATGGCTTTcagtctgtctgtctgtctgtctgttgtaaaaagaagaagaaaaaccAATGATAAATGATTCTCTCTGACTAGGAGGCCGAGCGCACACATGATCGAAATTTTCACCCCGATCAAACAAATGGTTTTAGTGACTTGAACATGTTTCTCATCTATTGCTACAATGTGATGTCATTGAATCTTGCTTCATcacagaacaacaacacgAAAGAAGAACTCTACTGTATCATGACTACTTGGATTGCTGAATGATATGTCTAAGCCCCATAAACTCAGGATACCTTGCTACTCCAGAACAAGGCACAATTGGCCAGGCCTGCTTTTGAGAACGCCCAGTTACCTACTCCTTCCTCTTGACAACACCAATCTTTCTATTCACCCAATAACCGCGCAAGTCTCCTATGCTTTGGTCTCGAACTCGTCATCATGCTCATAGTtgccatccttcttgtcatctttgtACCTCTCAAGCTGCTCAGAGACGTAGCTGTGCATGTGAGCATCGGCTTCAGTGCGCTCCCTGGCTCGATCCGGATCATCGTGATAGATCGAGTTGGTCACAGAGTGGgtatcatcgtcaaagtcacTGCGGGCACCGATGGACCGAGCTGTGGACGACCGCCTGATGCGAGGCATACCAGAGTGAGGAACACCTGTCTCGACGCTCCGATGGAAGATGTCATCAAAGTAGTGGCCCATGGCAATTGAAGGCGTGCGAGGCGTATGGGGAAGGCGACAGTTGACGCTATAGAATGTTAGCAAGCTTGTTCATTACCAGAAGATCACACAAAACATACCCAGTATCATGAATCATGCGAGCAATCAATCCAGTCCATCCACACTGGTGAGTAGCTCCCAAACCACGACCGTTATCACCATCAAAGAATTCGTGGAACCAAAGGTAATCCTTCCAGtgctcatcaaagtcaagacgaTCATCACCGCCGTTGATGCTGCGTCTTCCGTCATCAGTACGGGCGAAGAGGTGCTGCAAACGGTGCTGAATCTCTTCAGATACCTTGCCCAGGTGCATGTAATCGCCACTACCAGTCGGGCACTCAACCTGGAAGTCTGGTCcgtagaagaggaagaaccGTTGCAGGGATTCCACAAGCAGGAAGTTGACGCAGAGCCAAATAGGTCCTCTCCAGTTACTGTTGCCGCCAAACAGACCACTATCTGAGTCACCTGGCACGTATCCAACGCAGAATTTCTGGCCATTTACGTCCATGGAGAATGGGTTCTTCTTGTGAAACTTGGAGAGTGAGCGAATACCGTGGTCACTGAAgaactcgtcctcgtcaAGCATGCgcttgaggatcttctcCAATCGATCCTTGCTCACGATGGACAACAGAATACGGTTGCCCTTACCTCGCTTTCGAATACTGGCCATGTTTCTCTCAGCGAGATCGCATCGGTTCTCGATGAACCAGTCAACTCTCTTCTTGAAAGAAGGGAGCCGGTTGATCAGCTCTGGTTCCAGAGTAATGGTCGCATAAAGAGGGATCAAGCCCACAAGCGATCGCACGGGCAGCTGCTGGATCCAGGGGCCGCCCCAGGAAATGGCATCATAGTAGAAgccatcctcttcattcCATAGGGACTTTTCGTCCTTATGGCCGGTTCTGAAGGTCATCGCATCACtaatgaagatgaagtgCTCGAAGAACTTGGATGCGATATCCTCGTAGATTCGGCGATGCTTGGCCAGCTCAAGAGCAATGTTGAGCATAGAAAGACAGTAGAACGCCATCCATCCAGTGCTGTCGGCTTGCTCGAGGACACCGCCAGTGGGCAGAGGCTCTGAACGGTTGAATAAGCCAATGTTGTCTAGACCCAAGAAACCTCCTTCGAATACGTTCTTGCCATCGGTATCCTTGCGGTTCACCCACCAggtgaagttgagaagtAGCTTCTGGAATACGCGCTCTAGGAAGTCCAAGTCCTGACGACCATACATCTTGCGCTCGATCTTGAACGTTCTGAAAGTCGCCCATGCATGAACTGGGGGATTCACGTCACCAAAGTTCCATTCGTATCTGAAGACATGTTAGCACATGATGTTCAAGGGGTtaagaagcagagcaagtCACTTACGCCGGCAACTGTCCGTTGGGATGACAGTACCACTCTCGAGTGAACAAatcaagctgcttcttggcaaaGTCGGGGTCAATCATGGCCAACGGAATACAGTGAAAGGCACTATCCCAAGCAGCAAAGAAAGGATACTCCCATGAGTCGGGCATGGATAGAATGTCGTCGCAGTGCATATGTTTCCAGGCCGAGTTCCTGATGTCTTTCCGGgaggctggaggaggcggcaTAGTAGGATCACCATTCGCC
This genomic interval from Fusarium verticillioides 7600 chromosome 1, whole genome shotgun sequence contains the following:
- a CDS encoding maintenance-ploidy protein mob1, which codes for MAQAFLTTVNQRTRNQFRPRVGKGGSASYQLRQYAEVTLGGGSLRKVVKLPEGEDENEWLAVNMVDFYNQINLLYGAITEFCSPQSCPEMKATDEFEYLWQDNENYKRPTKMPAPAYIEQLMSWVQANIDNEQVLPSKIGVPFPKSFPALVRQIFKRMYRVYAHIYCHHYPVIRELGLEPHLNTSFKQYVLFVDEHGLASGRDYWGPLGDLVDSMLKSD
- a CDS encoding transcription elongation factor B, polypeptide 1, whose product is MDWKTPSKYITLVSGDGFEFVVLRDAALVSPIIKGMLDVRSQFAEAKEARCVFQEMSAMVLDKVVEYFHYWYRYRNSEDVPDMEIPVELCLELLAAADYLGLDQYAAQQCIATTDCFDTNLIQGKYGHEVRSYEIDSDMGMKSTL
- a CDS encoding rho family, other; the encoded protein is MASSHQYRTSYFDTNEQIRRQQRTRSSEGTVSTTMSSSTGRESAATHVTEAPTFSKKIVVVGDGGCGKTCLLISYSQGYFPEKYVPTVFENYITYPIHSATGKTVELALWDTAGQEEYDRLRPLSYPETDLIFVCFAIDCPNSLDNVLDKWYPEVLHFCPYTPLVLVGLKSDLRYKKTCIDMLKTQGLTPVTTEQGMTVAKKMNAQYMECSSKEMSGVDEIFEQAINTVVANDRKTIEAAAALGSSKESKSSTPGVGQIKRKKRRCPIL
- a CDS encoding ATP synthase F1, delta subunit, whose amino-acid sequence is MFSRQVLRAARVAAPQRALALRAAPVRSFAAAASTEVKPPISVFGVDGTYATALYTAAVKTSSIDAAADALNRLGALIEKDPKLAAVLSAPTLTAADKKAIVQELEKQINTKDETVKNFLATLAENNRLGLIPGVVEKFSSIISAARGEVELTVTSAQALDKRTLNRLETAVSKSAYVSQGQKLKVTNEVNPEIVGGLVVEIGDRTIDLSVSSRIAKMNKLLTDSL
- a CDS encoding maintenance-ploidy protein mob1, with the protein product MESPCSSPHTASMFRYLNPKSLLTMQQLETTIIPVSLSGEPLMFVDELTLANPGTLVNSNQRTRNQFRPRVGKGGSASYQLRQYAEVTLGGGSLRKVVKLPEGEDENEWLAVNMVDFYNQINLLYGAITEFCSPQSCPEMKATDEFEYLWQDNENYKRPTKMPAPAYIEQLMSWVQANIDNEQVLPSKIGVPFPKSFPALVRQIFKRMYRVYAHIYCHHYPVIRELGLEPHLNTSFKQYVLFVDEHGLASGRDYWGPLGDLVDSMLKSD